The genome window GGAATAATACTGATATTTGTCGCAGGCTTAAGTTTTGGTATAGCAGCAAAAACATCACAACAAGACAAACTTAAAGAAGACCTGAAACTTCTTGGTATTTACACGGAAGTTTTCAAAATAGTTAAGGAGCATTATGTTGAACCTGTAAGTTCAAAGAAACTTATCTATGGTTCATTAAGGGGTATGATGAATGCTTTAGACCCTTATTCAACATTTTTTCCTCCTGATGAGTTTAAAGAGTTTACTACTGAAACCCATGGAGAGTTTGGTGGACTGGGAATAGAAATCACTATGGAGAACCATAAACTTATAATCGTTGCTCCAATTGAGGATACACCAGCATGGAGAGCAGGACTTAAGCCTGGAGACGTAATTATAGAGATAGATGGAGAACCTACAGATAAGATGACTTTATTACAGGCTGTTAAAAAAATGAGAGGAAAACCAGGAACAAAGGTTACGCTGACTATATGGAGGAAAGGGGTTGAGAAACCATTTAAAGTTACCATAACAAGAGCAATCATTAAAATAAGAAGTGTAAAAACTAAAGAGCTTGAGAAAGGGAAAATAGGTTATATAAGACTGACCCAGTTTCAAGAAAACTCCACTGCGGACTTTAGAAAAGCACTTGAAAAATTTAAG of Persephonella sp. IF05-L8 contains these proteins:
- a CDS encoding S41 family peptidase; amino-acid sequence: MKSRVSLIAGIILIFVAGLSFGIAAKTSQQDKLKEDLKLLGIYTEVFKIVKEHYVEPVSSKKLIYGSLRGMMNALDPYSTFFPPDEFKEFTTETHGEFGGLGIEITMENHKLIIVAPIEDTPAWRAGLKPGDVIIEIDGEPTDKMTLLQAVKKMRGKPGTKVTLTIWRKGVEKPFKVTITRAIIKIRSVKTKELEKGKIGYIRLTQFQENSTADFRKALEKFKNKEGIIIDLRNNPGGLLSTAVAIADMLLKKGQLIVYTKGRDPRTNEKYYSEHNPVIPTELPIVIIVNKGSASASEILTGALKDNNRALVVGDKTFGKASVQTLIPLPDGSGIKLTTAHYYTPSGKMIMHKGITPDIVVHVSEEEEMERLKAEREAKIHGKKVKIKDPQLDAAINAIKIINFAKKAEK